One genomic region from Drosophila subpulchrella strain 33 F10 #4 breed RU33 chromosome 2R, RU_Dsub_v1.1 Primary Assembly, whole genome shotgun sequence encodes:
- the LOC119551699 gene encoding GPI mannosyltransferase 2, with amino-acid sequence MTEKVTKLALASRLIVLMVQLMANGALPAHKPDVFRMPVSDEPKGCCEWIDKLVQRCFGGLRHWDGEYFLHIAKNLYSYENTLAFYPLYPVVVRHVAQALELVGLPLSPDSILLLVAIGLNVWLFCESANLLFQLTHRMFNDLNKSWYAALIYCFNPATIFFTAAYSESFFAYASFSLMLECLKPTDHFRFLRLGAALAACLVCRSNGLITLGFPLYFFARQLLVKSKEGTSCWQMGKMVLTMLGALGILHTYYFYIYRLYCLPSTTAIHPKHIVDYAEERKYLISGRGSEGSPWCQYTLPFPYTYVQSHYWDVGFLRYYKWKQLPNFLLALPMLSFMHWHCYDYLRDFIRAVWAKVTPSGYRELVKEHITFPFVLHAAFLTLICTVFVHIQVSTRLLASATPVFYWFAADHMPKTLAQLKLRSKAGALFIWCTTYSLVGTVLFCNNYPWT; translated from the coding sequence ATGACAGAGAAGGTTACCAAACTGGCGCTGGCCAGTCGCCTCATCGTGCTCATGGTCCAACTGATGGCCAATGGAGCCCTGCCGGCGCACAAGCCGGACGTATTCCGTATGCCGGTATCGGACGAGCCGAAGGGATGCTGCGAGTGGATAGACAAGCTGGTGCAGCGCTGCTTTGGCGGCTTAAGGCACTGGGATGGAGAGTACTTCCTGCACATTGCCAAGAATCTGTACTCCTACGAGAACACCCTGGCCTTCTACCCACTGTATCCGGTTGTGGTGCGTCACGTGGCGCAGGCATTGGAGCTTGTCGGGCTGCCCTTGTCCCCCGATTCCATCCTGCTCCTAGTGGCCATCGGTCTGAACGTCTGGCTCTTCTGCGAGTCGGCCAATCTGCTGTTCCAGCTCACCCACCGTATGTTCAACGACCTAAACAAAAGCTGGTATGCGGCTTTGATATACTGCTTCAATCCTGCCACCATTTTCTTCACGGCTGCCTACTCGGAGTCCTTCTTCGCCTACGCCAGCTTCTCTTTGATGCTAGAGTGCCTGAAACCGACAGACCATTTCCGGTTCCTACGTTTGGGTGCCGCTTTGGCCGCCTGTTTGGTGTGCCGTTCAAACGGATTGATCACCTTGGGATTCCCGCTATATTTCTTCGCCCGCCAGCTGCTGGTCAAGAGCAAGGAGGGCACCTCCTGCTGGCAGATGGGAAAGATGGTCCTGACTATGCTGGGAGCCTTGGGAATTCTACACACCTACTATTTCTACATTTACCGGCTGTACTGCCTTCCCTCCACGACGGCGATTCATCCGAAGCACATCGTGGACTACGCCGAGGAGCGTAAATACCTAATATCTGGACGGGGATCTGAAGGATCTCCCTGGTGCCAGTACACGTTGCCATTCCCGTACACCTACGTGCAATCGCACTACTGGGATGTGGGTTTTCTGCGCTACTACAAGTGGAAGCAGCTCCCCAACTTTCTGCTGGCCCTGCCCATGCTGAGTTTCATGCACTGGCACTGCTATGATTACCTGCGTGACTTCATCAGGGCGGTCTGGGCAAAGGTCACGCCCTCTGGCTACAGGGAGCTGGTCAAGGAGCACATCACATTCCCCTTCGTGCTGCACGCTGCGTTTCTCACCCTCATCTGCACCGTTTTTGTGCACATCCAGGTGTCCACCCGACTGCTGGCCTCGGCCACACCAGTTTTCTACTGGTTTGCCGCCGaccacatgcccaagaccctgGCCCAGCTTAAGCTGCGCTCTAAGGCGGGAGCTCTCTTTATATGGTGTACTACCTACAGTTTGGTGGGTACGGTGCTGTTCTGCAACAATTATCCCTGGACGTAA
- the LOC119550790 gene encoding glyceraldehyde-3-phosphate dehydrogenase produces the protein MSGIGINGFGRIGRMFARQALVRKDVQIVAINDPSLDPKYLAYMMRYDSTHGQFNQKISIEGNCLVVNDKKVQLFKEPDLKKVKWGDLGVHTVVDCSGRFTTLKACQAHLDSGANKVVISAPSSDAPMFVCGVNLDKYKPDMKVISNASCTTNCLAPLAKVVHDNFQICEGLMTTVHAATATQKIIDGPSSKLWRDGRSGMTNIIPAATGAAKAVGKVIPDLNGKLTGMAFRVPTPNVSVVDLTCRLSKPAKMDDIKKVMKAASEGDMKGILGYVEEEVVSTDFNGSRFSSVFDAKACIALNDTFVKLISWYDNETGYSCRLLDLVLYAQLADKCAEKEKNACKEKEDPCKKKDDPCKK, from the coding sequence ATGTCCGGAATTGGAATCAATGGCTTTGGGCGCATAGGGCGGATGTTCGCACGCCAGGCTCTGGTGCGCAAGGATGTCCAGATTGTGGCCATCAATGATCCCTCGCTGGATCCCAAGTACCTGGCCTACATGATGCGATACGACTCCACCCATGGTCAGTTCAACCAGAAGATCTCGATAGAGGGAAACTGCCTCGTCGTGAATGACAAGAAGGTCCAGCTGTTCAAGGAGCCGGATCTCAAGAAGGTGAAGTGGGGCGACCTGGGCGTGCACACGGTGGTGGACTGCTCCGGCCGGTTCACCACCCTGAAAGCCTGCCAAGCCCATCTGGATAGTGGGGCCAACAAGGTGGTCATATCGGCCCCATCCTCCGATGCTCCGATGTTCGTGTGCGGAGTGAATCTTGATAAATACAAACCGGATATGAAGGTTATCTCGAATGCATCCTGCACCACCAACTGCCTGGCGCCGCTGGCCAAGGTGGTGCATGATAATTTCCAGATTTGCGAGGGCTTGATGACCACCGTGCATGCGGCCACCGCCACCCAAAAGATCATCGACGGACCCAGCAGTAAACTCTGGCGGGATGGACGCAGTGGCATGACCAACATCATCCCCGCCGCCACGGGGGCCGCCAAGGCAGTGGGCAAAGTCATCCCGGACCTGAACGGAAAGCTTACAGGAATGGCCTTTCGCGTCCCAACGCCCAACGTCTCTGTGGTGGACCTAACGTGTCGCCTCTCCAAGCCCGCCAAAATGGACGACATCAAGAAGGTAATGAAAGCAGCGTCCGAGGGCGACATGAAGGGCATCCTGGGCTAtgtggaggaggaggtggtgtCCACCGACTTCAACGGATCACGATTTTCCTCCGTTTTCGATGCTAAGGCCTGCATTGCCCTGAACGACACCTTCGTCAAGCTGATCAGTTGGTACGACAACGAGACTGGCTACTCCTGCCGACTCCTGGACCTGGTTCTCTATGCCCAGTTGGCGGACAAGTGCGCCGAGAAGGAAAAAAATGCTTGTAAGGAGAAGGAAGATCCCTGTAAGAAAAAGGATGATCCTTGCAAGAAGTGA
- the LOC119550791 gene encoding protein C1orf43 homolog translates to MDGHLRLHKVGDFAAPSLQEKSSKAGGNLEQLSGVMIIIIISGGVLTCLMLFIFAKRQIMRFQLRGRRGPHVPVGNDAKKALRREIERRLDCIQKITQEPKLLWNDGDKYIVQPEQDSPPPPYYYRMKAVDDVKLLEAEIARSDGSSRHAPESLRAFLLTTLSVTLNGAGQRMIHQYCDMYEHARHDPNEFGKDEYEAYHHLLLKLLEASKQLKNYNSRKASPARTPRKQTKMHSLLDPARLRPPTTLENVQPSSELTTGQHAKVNLTLGLQGGSGGGGEGEAELATNPLHLQAPSERDLIIRNRIKTPTLDDIIVEADHHLSSDAGVLEDNEIKSISSMQFQRNSSNV, encoded by the exons ATGGATGGGCATCTGCGCCTGCACAAGGTGGGCGACTTCGCCGCACCGAGTCTCCAGGAGAAGTCCAGCAAAGCGGGCGGCAACCTGGAGCAGCTGTCGGGTGTGATGATAATCATCATAATCAGTGGTGGCGTACTCACCTGCCTGATGTTGTTCATCTTCGCCAAGCGGCAGATCATGCGCTTCCAGCTGCGAGGACGTCGTGGCCCCCATGTGCCGGTGGGCAACGATGCTAAGAAGGCGCTGAGAAGGGAAATTGAGCGGCGCTTGGACTGCATCCAGAAGATCACCCAGGAACCGAAGCTGCTGTGGAACGATGGCGACAAGTACATCGTTCAGCCGGAGCAGGACTCGCCTCCGCCGCCGTACTACTACCGCATGAAGGCCGTGGACGACGTCAAGCTGCTGGAGGCGGAGATCGCCCGGTCGGATGGCAGCTCACGACATGCCCCGGAGAGCTTGAGGGCCTTCCTGCTGACCACTTTGTCGGTCACTTTGAATGGAGCCGGTCAGAGGATGATCCATCAGTACTGCGATATGTACGAGCACGCCCGGCACGATCCAAATGAGTTTGGAAAGGATGAGTACGAGGCGTATCACCATTTGCTGCTCAAGCTTTTGGAGGC ATCCAAGCAGCTGAAGAATTACAATTCTCGAAAGGCTTCACCCGCGAGAACTCCACGAAAACAGACCAAAATGCATTCCCTACTAGATCCAGCTCGCCTGCGCCCACCCACCACCTTGGAGAATGTTCAGCCCAGCAGCGAACTTACGACTGGACAGCACGCCAAGGTCAATTTGACGCTGGGTCTGCAGGGTGGCAGTGGTGGAGGTGGCGAAGGGGAGGCCGAGCTGGCCACCAACCCGCTCCATCTACAGGCGCCCTCTGAGAGAGATCTTATCATACGCAATAGAATTAAGACTCCCACTTTGGACGACATCATCGTAGAGGCGGATCACCACCTGAGCAGTGATGCCGGTGTCTTGGAGGACAACGAAATTAAGAGCATTTCGTCCATGCAATTTCAACGGAACTCCAGCAATGTCTAA